One genomic window of Coffea eugenioides isolate CCC68of chromosome 1, Ceug_1.0, whole genome shotgun sequence includes the following:
- the LOC113776987 gene encoding uncharacterized protein LOC113776987 — MTKSPPIVGLLVHHLLLRGQIAVNLSSLPYPSQEPMGKKAKWSWTSALVGAATAAAASAILSSKPRDPTFHLISINLTSLKLNFPVLDAEMILTVHVSNPNVATVRYSSANMSIYYAGCLLGSAVVEAGSQPPRSCQFLHLPARLSGLELAHHAKEFLADVARREMVLNAAVDIEGDAKVLWWDHRFKAHVDSHVSVDPVFLDVIDQENKSEMMLFNA, encoded by the coding sequence ATGACAAAAAGTCCCCCAATAGTCGGCCTCCTCGTTCATCATCTCCTTCTGCGTGGACAAATCGCCGTGAACCTCTCATCTCTTCCGTATCCTTCTCAAGAACCCATGGGCAAAAAGGCCAAATGGAGCTGGACCTCCGCTTTAGTAGGCGCAGCAACCGCCGCAGCCGCGTCGGCAATACTCTCCTCAAAGCCGCGTGACCCCACTTTCCACCTAATCTCAATCAACCTAACTTCCTTAAAGCTCAACTTCCCTGTTTTGGACGCAGAGATGATCCTGACGGTCCACGTCAGCAACCCAAACGTCGCGACCGTCCGATACTCCTCCGCGAACATGTCCATCTACTACGCCGGCTGCCTCCTGGGGTCAGCGGTGGTGGAAGCGGGCTCCCAGCCGCCGAGATCCTGCCAGTTCCTCCACCTTCCGGCGCGGCTCAGCGGGCTGGAGCTGGCTCATCACGCAAAGGAGTTCTTGGCTGACGTGGCGCGCCGGGAGATGGTGCTGAATGCAGCTGTGGATATTGAAGGAGATGCTAAGGTTCTGTGGTGGGACCATAGGTTTAAAGCTCACGTGGACAGTCACGTGAGTGTTGACCCtgtttttcttgatgtaattgaCCAGGAAAATAAATCTGAAATGATGCTCTTTAATgcctaa